TCGTCGCCTGGCACATCAAGGTCGGCGACCGCGTCGAGGAAGACCAGCAACTCGCCGACATGATGACCGACAAGGCCACGGTCGAGATGGAATCGCCCGTCGCCGGCGTGGTGAAGAGCCTCGCGGGCGAAGTCGGCGACCAGATCGCGATCGGCTCGGTGCTGGTCGAAATCGAGACCGAGGGTGCCGACGCGCCTGCCGCCGAGGCCGAGGAAGTCCCGCTGGCCGACGGCGCGGCGGTCCCGACGCCGGCGCAGGAAGAAGCCAATCCGACGCTGGAGGTCGCTCCGGAGCCCGTTCGTCCTGAGCGGAGCGCGGAGCGCGCAGTCGAAGGGCGCCCGACCGAACAGCAGGACGAGCGTCGCTCGACGTCGCTCGGCACGAACGACGATGCGGGAGCCCACAAGACCCCCATCCTCACCACCCCCGCCGTCCGCGCCCGCGCGCGCGACCTCGGCATCGACCTTGGCCAGGTGAAGCACCAGGGCGAGCACATCCGCCACGCCGACCTCGACGCTTACCTCCTCTACAATGGCGGGCAGGTCTCGGGCCGCTCCTCGGGCGCCGCGCGTGCCGACGAGCAGATCAAGGTCGTGGGTCTCCGCCGCAAGATCGCGGAGAACATGCAGGCCGCCAAGCGCCGCATCCCGCACTTCGCGCTCG
This genomic window from Sphingomonas rosea contains:
- a CDS encoding dihydrolipoamide acetyltransferase family protein — its product is MATYQFKLPDIGEGIAEAEIVAWHIKVGDRVEEDQQLADMMTDKATVEMESPVAGVVKSLAGEVGDQIAIGSVLVEIETEGADAPAAEAEEVPLADGAAVPTPAQEEANPTLEVAPEPVRPERSAERAVEGRPTEQQDERRSTSLGTNDDAGAHKTPILTTPAVRARARDLGIDLGQVKHQGEHIRHADLDAYLLYNGGQVSGRSSGAARADEQIKVVGLRRKIAENMQAAKRRIPHFALVEEFDVTALEETRAMMNRDRGQNPKLTLLPFLITALVRTFPDFPMINATYDDEANVVTRHGGVHMGMAAQTPSGLMVPVIRNAERLSIWQLAAEIARLSDAAKTGKATREELSNPTFTISSLGPWGGIASTPVISPPQVATVAVNKVEEKVVPVNGELEIRKRMNLSLSCDHRVVDGWDAATFLQALKPLIENPLRLLA